Genomic DNA from Amycolatopsis alba DSM 44262:
GGCCGGAGTCGACCGTGATGTCCACAGTGGACACACCGGCGATCTCCACCGCGCCGGAGTCGACCTTGCCCGAGACCGGGATCCCCGCCGGGACGATGACGTCGTAGTCGACTTCGCAGTTGTTGCCACACCCGGCGAGGACCAGGGTGTCCCCTTCCACGCGGTACGCGTCGCCCGGCTTGTTCCAGCGGTACTCGAACGCCTGGTGGACCTTCACCGGGCCGCTGCCCGTGCGGATCTTGACGGCGCCGTCGTCGTTTTGGACACGGACGCTCTTGATCGGCTGGGTGAGCTCGCTGGTCGCCTCCGCGTCGGACGGCCACCACCAGCCGAGACCGGTGAGCACACCGACGCCGATCAACGCGATGCCTCCGAGTGCGAGGAGTGGGCGCGCCATGGTCTTGAGTCCCTCCAGAGCAGGTTTTCGTGTAGCTCGACGCTAAGGGCAGCGCGGCGGGTTGGACATAGGGGTAACCCCCGGA
This window encodes:
- a CDS encoding DUF4097 family beta strand repeat-containing protein translates to MARPLLALGGIALIGVGVLTGLGWWWPSDAEATSELTQPIKSVRVQNDDGAVKIRTGSGPVKVHQAFEYRWNKPGDAYRVEGDTLVLAGCGNNCEVDYDVIVPAGIPVSGKVDSGAVEIAGVSTVDITVDSGRVDVNDVPGTVKVKADSGRVELQNIGQDVDVYAGSGAINGERLGGNVQARADSGRIDLELVKAANVTAKTDSGSIEVSVPSGDYNVTGTTDSGRRDIDVNQSGSAQYKLDLTTDSGSVKVKAA